A DNA window from Aspergillus nidulans FGSC A4 chromosome V contains the following coding sequences:
- the cdc43 gene encoding protein geranylgeranyltransferase type I subunit CDC43 (transcript_id=CADANIAT00003299), with the protein MSEAVFTKDRHVTFFLRCLKTFLPGLYTSNDSNRMLLAFFIVAGLDLLGALESKTTPEERQGYIEWIYQCQVPSGGFRGFTGTDFGTELRTPENEAWDPANVPSTFFALVILLILGDDLSRVKRTECLKWLRKMQRPNGSFGEVLGPDESVEGGGDLRFCCFAAGTRYILRGRRDTGLDGIEDIDVGKLVAFIVSCQVRFYNPLYVIFTESVQAYDGGMAEGPYCEAHSGHTYCAVNTLTFLNRVSDDSWRVPLVSPGSHQFESLVRWLVSRQTNELGDEDEDEDEDEDDEKEEDDVDDSNSPTNVVQGLSEAVNELDLNNSIDALPIILPPGEESLQWAGFNGRCNKYADTCYSFWNAATLDMLGRLSMVDAERNRRYLLQKTQHLVGGFGKSVGELPDLLHSYFGMVSLAFQGEQGLDSVDSALCATHRTVRRLHSLPWWQENE; encoded by the exons ATGTCGGAAGCTGTGTTTACGAAAGACCGCCATGTCACATTCTTCCTTCGATGCCTCAAGACATTCTTACCGGGTTTATATACATCAAATGACTCCAATCGCAtgctcctcgccttctttaTCGTCGCAGGACTTGACCTCCTTGGCGCATTAGAGAGCAAAACAACACCCGAGGAAAGACAAGGTTATATCGAGTGGATATACCAGTGTCAGGTACCCTCAGGCGGCTTTCGAGGGTTTACTGGGACAGATTTTGGTACAGAGCTACGGACGCCGGAGAACGAAGCATGGGACCCTGCAAATGTGCCCTCGACCTTTTTTGCGCTAGTTATACTCCTTATCTTGGGTGATGATCTGTCGAGGGTGAAGCGGACGGAGTGTCTGAAATGGCTTCGTAAGATGCAGCGACCAAATGGAAGTTTTGGTGAGGTTCTTGGCCCTGATGAAAGCGTTGAAGGTGGCGGCGATTTGCGGTTCTGTTGTTTTGCTGCCGGTACTCGGTATATTCtgagaggaagacgagataCCGGCCTTGATGGTATTGAAGATATAGACGTGGGGAAGCTCGTGGCTTTCATTGTGTCCTGTCAGGTGCGATTTTATAACCCCCTCTACGTCATCTTTACTGAGTCTGTGCAGGCATATGATGGTGGAATGGCGGAGGGTCCGTATTGTGAAGCACACT CCGGCCATACATATTGTGCCGTAAACACCCTGACGTTCTTAAACCGTGTATCAGACGACTCATGGCGAGTACCGCTCGTCTCGCCCGGTTCTCACCAGTTCGAATCACTTGTCCGCTGGCTGGTATCGAGACAAACAAATGAATtgggagatgaagacgaagacgaagacgaagacgaagacgatgaaaaggaggaggatgatgttgatgactCGAACAGCCCAACAAATGTTGTTCAGGGTCTATCGGAGGCGGTAAATGAACTTGATCTGAACAACAGCATTGACGCGCTTCCCATTATTCTGCCACCGGGGGAAGAATCTTTACAATGGGCTGGCTTTAATGGACGGTGCAATAAGTATGCGGATACCTGTTATTCATTCTGGAATGCAGCAACGCTGGAT ATGCTAGGCAGACTGTCGATGGTTGATGCAGAGCGGAACAGGCGATActtgctgcagaagacgCAGCATCTTGTTGGCGGTTTTGGGAAAAGCGTGGGAGAGCTACCAG ACCTACTACACTCTTATTTTGGAATGGTCTCACTCGCTTTCCAAGGTGAACAGGGGCTTGACAGTGTCGATTCTGCGCTTTGTGCTACCCACCGGACAGTACGGCGTTTACACAGTCTGCCTTGGTGGCAGGAGAACGAATGA
- a CDS encoding non-specific serine/threonine protein kinase (transcript_id=CADANIAT00003300): protein MPPPRTRAEVQAQKQKEKLAQSYNELLKLIGKGSFGKVYLASHKLTNHSKVVLKSSDKEDTNLAREIHHHRQFLHPHIARLYEVIVTEKLVWLVLEYCPGDELYNYLLRNGPLPIDKVKKIFTQLVGAVSYVHSKQCVHRDLKLENILLDKHENVKLCDFGFTREYEGKASYLQTFCGTVCYSAPEMLKAEKYAGEKVDVWSLGIILYALIAGELPYDDDDDQVTKARILNEEPKFNDKFPDDAKALINLLLSKRPLLRPSLDEVLAHPFLSEYAAEQLAILKLPRPPPFSTSLEKTTLHRMKSAGINIDDVVDSVMAQRCDALAGWWALLIEKEQRKEAKRERKRRERDAEAKNIRRLSAASSRLEKISAALVEVDEEGYSTAPLHERGRRDRRSLPSQLAVPELPMLPEPPLQSHNLTTPPPPPPVDKDSIRSHSSTRRLPPAPPPKDRRRSRPSTLHASASQPELAQHGGIFRRRTGRRQYPIISQLASLKHWFVESAKRAKSPHPKSAGGTSRKFLSEKLSPAKGQEGTKKTTLAVSTTGQPNDLATPTQIKRASNASSLAPSSASYPHRRHSYPRQPRPLSTGASHRNSLSPSPLTPRGSYRRSSVGLRGRKSTSSSVSSIRSIHHGHSRSKASSISSNSIGSATTPTARVAKSPHTSVKVLPTTPGASARFPTNIRLVRNPGHGLRDLDEPDGVPTSSYNEAAPAPLLYSPSSSLVFARRKRSTFKGPMLHVANLVASGGMASECPNGDVRMDVPAIKAARPTTRKSQIIEEEEDPEDEYEEVDAFTGTEEEPASPTGVVSSELSDSDHAHSRGQPVLEPAPDLDSSPLRPPRSSSLRTTSRDPVLGSDDSDQAALNASPKSVVSGKRSLYSGVDAAK, encoded by the exons ATGCCGCCTCCTAGAACGAGAGCGGAGGTTCAAGCCcagaagcaaaaggagaAGCTTGCCCAATCCTATAATGAACTCCTAAA ATTAATAGGAAAAGGTTCCTTCGGCAAAGTCTATCTCGCCTCGCATAAACTTACCAACCACTCAAAG GTCGTGCTGAAGTCGTCGGACAAGGAGGATACAAACCTGGCACGagagattcatcatcatcgtcaattcCTTCATCCCCATATTGCGCGCCTTTACGAAGTAATCGTGACTGAAAAGCTTGTTTGGCTGGTTCTCGAATATTGCCCTG GTGATGAACTGTATAATTATCTTTTGCGGAATGGGCCGTTGCCCATTGACAAAGTCAAAAAGATATTTACTCAGCTTGTTGGGGCCGTGTCATACGTTCACAGCAAGCAGTGCGTTCACCGTGACCTAAAGCTAGAGAATATCTTACTTGACAAGCACGAGAATGTGAAGCTTTGCGATTTCGGATTCACCAGGGAATACGAGGGAAAAGCAAGCTATCTTCAGACTTTCTGCGGCACCGTGTGCTACAGCGCCCCCGAAATGCTCAAGGCCGAGAAATACGCTGGCGAAAAGGTGGATGTCTGGAGCTTAGGCATTATTCTTTATGCGCTTATTGCAGGAGAGCTCCCTtacgacgatgacgacgaccaGGTTACCAAAGCGCGGATTTTGAACGAAGAACCGAAATTTAATGACAAATTCCCCGACGACGCCAAGGCGCTCATAAACCTGCTCCTTTCTAAGCGGCCTCTTCTCCGGCCTAGTTTGGACGAAGTTCTCGCCCACCCATTCCTATCCGAGTATGCTGCTGAACAGCTAGCAATTCTGAAGCTTCCTCGGCCGCCGCCCTTTTCGACATCTCTAGAGAAAACCACTCTACATCGAATGAAAAGCGCGGGAATCAATATTGACGATGTTGTAGATAGTGTCATGGCTCAGCGCTGTGACGCGCTTGCCGGTTGGTGGGCTCTTCTAATAGAGAAGGAGCAGCggaaagaagcgaagagagaaagaaaacgacGAGAGCGggatgcagaagcaaagaataTTCGCCGTCTAAGCGCAGCGAGCAGTCGCTTGGAAAAAATCTCGGCTGCGCTAGTTGaggtggacgaagagggcTATTCGACCGCTCCCTTACATGAACGTGGTCGAAGGGATCGCCGGAGTCTACCCTCCCAGCTTGCCGTCCCTGAATTACCAATGCTCCCGGAGCCACCTCTACAATCTCACAATCTCACCAcaccaccgcctcctcctccagtcgACAAAGACTCAATTCGCTCCCACAGCTCCACCCGCCGTCTCCCTCCCGCGCCGCCACCCAAGGATCGAAGGCGATCACGCCCCAGCACACTTCATGCATCGGCATCTCAACCTGAGTTAGCTCAGCATGGTGGAATTTTCAGAAGACGGACCGGGCGCCGCCAATACCCAATTATCAGCCAACTAGCTTCCCTTAAGCATTGGTTTGTGGAATCCGCGAAGAGAGCCAAGTCTCCACATCCCAAGTCCGCTGGTGGTACGTCTCGCAAGTTCCTGTCAGAAAAGTTGAGCCCTGCAAAGGGCCAGGAAGGGACAAAAAAGACGACCTTGGCCGTTTCAACCACCGGCCAGCCGAACGACCTGGCCACGCCGACCCAGATAAAACGTGCATCAAACGCAAGTAGTCTGGCTCCCAGTAGCGCATCATATCCCCATCGCCGTCACTCTTACCCCAGGCAACCCCGGCCATTGAGCACCGGTGCGAGCCATCGTAACTCGCTATCGCCGTCCCCGCTCACTCCAAGAGGCTCATATCGACGGTCTTCAGTTGGTCTAAGGGGCCGCAAATCGACGTCCTCATCTGTATCTTCCATTCGAAGTATCCATCACGGTCATTCTCGTTCGAAAGCttcgtccatatcctctAACAGCATTGGTTCTGCGACGACACCAACCGCTCGGGTTGCAAAATCTCCTCATACGTCGGTCAAAGTGTTACCAACAACCCCAGGCGCATCTGCGCGTTTTCCAACTAATATCCGGCTAGTTCGAAATCCAGGCCATGGGCTGCGAGACTTGGATGAGCCTGATGGTGTGCCCACTTCATCCTAcaatgaagctgctcctgcGCCCTTGTTATATTCTCCGTCGTCAAGCCTTGTTTTCGCTCGGCGAAAACGGTCTACTTTCAAGGGGCCAATGCTTCATGTTGCTAATCTAGTGGCATCCGGTGGAATGGCATCGGAATGTCCTAACGGGGATGTCAGAATGGACGTTCCCGCTATTAAAGCAGCTCGACCCACGACGCGGAAGAGCCAGattatcgaggaagaagaggaccCAGAGGACGAATATGAAGAAGTGGATGCGTTCACTGGGACTGAGGAAGAACCCGCCTCTCCTACCGGCGTAGTCAGCTCAGAGCTCTCAGATTCCGATCATGCCCACAGCCGCGGCCAGCCCGTCCTGGAACCTGCTCCTGATCTTGACTCAAGCCCTCTTCGGCCTCCGCGCTCCTCTTCGCTGAGAACAACGTCACGAGACCCGGTTCTCGGCTCTGACGATTCTGACCAAGCTGCGTTGA